AATTTTTGAAGGGTTTAAAGGCAGGAAAACGCATCAAAGGTTATATTCTAAACTGTTGGGTCGATAAGAAGGGCAGTCACCATGTCACAAACTATGCCATTTTTTCCATGTTTCCATACCCGTGTTTACATGAATGGAGACCGTGTCATTTGTATCATAGGCGTATCCGCCGCCAAGTGTAACAGCAATTGGAATGTTTCGTTCCTTGGCCCATTGCAAAATGTGACGATCCCTTTCTGCCAAACCATTTATGGTCAATCGCAAATCGCCAAGTTGATCGTGCTCATAGGGATCGGCCCCGGCTTGATACAAAATCAGTTCCGGGCGGAACTCATCCAAAATTCTCGGAAGGTGATCATGCAAGTGCTGCAAATACTCCTTATCTTTGATTCCATTTTCCAGATGAATATCCAAATCACTTTTCTCTTTGAGTGGATAAAGATGCCACTGGTGAATGGAAAAGGTAAATACGGTTGGATCGTGTTGAAAAATTTTGGCGGTGCCATTGCCCTGATGCAGATCGCAATCGATCACCATCGCTTTTCGGATTTTTTTTTGCGCTTGCATCGCTCGGACGGCGACGGCGAGATCGTTCAAATAACAAAAGCCCTCGGCCTTTTCGGCAAAGGCATGATGAAAGCCGCCGCCGATATGCACCGCCGCTCCGTGTTCCAGAGCCGATTCCGCTGCGCGAATCGTTCCGCCGCATGCCAGAATCGACATCTCAACGATCTGGCGCGTCAGCGGCAGTTCGGAAAACAGCGTTCGCGGCGTCCATCGCAAGTTTTGAAGATCATCGAGATAGCTTTGCGTATGAACCAGCAAAAGCTGCTCGCGCGTCGCCGCTGCGGGTTCAATAAACGCCGCCGCTGGGATGTGATGACGCTCGTGCAAAGCCTGCGTCACGAGACGATATTTTTGAACCGGAAAAACGTGAATGCCGATGTCGGCCTCGTAAAGCGGCGAATAAACAAAATGCATGTTTGTTCAAATAAGCTGCGTCGCGAAACGCAAAGCGCTTTCATAAACCGCCTCGCGGCCGGGTGACGTGATTTCCTGCGACAACAATTCTGCGGCCGGCGTCTCGGAAAAATCCAGCGTCGTTTCGGAAATGGTTTGCCCGCCCTCAGTGACTTGCACGGCCGCCTTCCCCTGATGGAAGTTTCGCTGCGCCGAAAACACCAGCGCGCCATCATCCGGCTGAAACCGAATTTGCACAGAAAGAGTGCCGCCCGGCATTGTCGTTTCATCCGTGCCGGACTCGGGCTGGCGCAACACAACTTTGCCAATCGCTTCCCGGCTGGCGGCTTGCCAACTCGTCCGGAAAATATTTTCACTCCCGGCGGTAGCCTCCGCCGTCAAAGGCTCATTGAGCTTCCAACTCAACAAATTGGCCAGCCAGCCGAGAAAAAGCAGGGGTTGAGCGAAATGCACATCGCCTTCCGGCGCCGCAACGGCTTCGACGCTGATTTCTGCCAACTGTTCGCGGCGCGAAGCAGCCACTGGCGATTCTAAAAATTCCGCGACCACCTCGCGCCAACGCGCCGTTCGCCGCCAGTTGAGATCGCTGCAAACGCCGCTTTCCCAGTTTAAAGTCAAGGCCCGCGCCTGGGAAAGCGTAGCGCCAGCATCGCGGCCATCCGCCGAATCAAAAATCAATTGCCGGCTGGCCGCAATCAGCTTCTCAAAGAGAACGCTCTCTTCGGGAAGATCGCCCTGCCACCACAACACCGCCGGCAAATCGCTGGCGATGAGCGGGACGACGATTTCTGGCAGCTTGTCAACGACATTTCCTTTGGCGCTGATGGTGATTTGCTCGCATCCCGTTTTTTTGCCGTCAACGTCATGAAAATGCGCCGAAACATAGGAAGAAATTTCATTTTCATCCGCCTCCGGCTCTGCAATCAGTGCGATGACGCGGGCAGGTTGGCGGCGCGTCAGTTCCACAAGTTGATGCGCCGCTCTTTCGTAAGCGCCTTCATGGGGGGAAAAGAGCAACAGATTCAGGTTGCAGGCGCGCGTGCAATCTGGCATTTGGGCAGTGAGGCCTTGCCACAGCGCCTCCAGTTTCGTGGCAATCTCATCGACCGCGACGGCGAGAGGTTCTCCCTTGACAAAACCATCAACCAATTCGTCCGCAGACATACATTTTTCCTACGCAACCGTTATTTCAGTGCTCAAATAAACGTCTTGAATCGCGTTCAACAACTCCACGCCCTCGCTCATGGATTTTTGAAAAGCCTTGCGGCCGGAGATCAAGCCCATGCCGCCGGCGCGTTTGTTGATGACGGCAGTCTTCACCGCCTCTTTCAGGTCGGACTCGCCCTTGCCGGTGGAGGCGCCGCCGGAATTGATCAAGCCAATGCGGCCCATGTAGCAATTGGCCACTTGATACCGAGTGAGATCGATCGGATGCTCCGAGGTCAGTTTCTCATAAACCGACTTGTGGGTTTTCCCGAATTTCAGCGCATTATAGCCGCCGTTGTTTTCCGGCAATTTTTGTTTGACAATATCGGCTTCAATCGTGACGCCAAGATGGTTGGCCTGTCCGGTCAGATCGGCCGAGACATGATAATCCTTGTCGCCTTTGACATTGAAGGCGGAATTTCTGAGATAACACCACAGAATCGTGACCAGCCCCAGCTCGTGGGCATGGGCAAACGCCGCGGAGATTTCCTGAATTTGCCGCGACGATTCATCCGAGCCGTAATAAACCGTTGCGCCGATGGCCACCGCGCCCATGTTGAATGCCTGCTTGACGTTGGCAAATAGAATCTGGTCGTATTTATTGGGATACGACAAAAACTCATTATGATTGATTTTCAAAATGAATGGAATCTTGTGCGCATACTTTCGCGAAACCGCCCCCAAAACGCCCAGCGTGCTTGCCACCGCGTTGCAGCCGCCTTCGATGCCCAGCTTGACAATATTCTCCGGGTCAAAATAAATCGGATTCGGCGCAAATGAAGCACCGGCGGAATGCTCGATGCCTTGATCGACCGGCAGGATGGAAACATAGCCGGTGCCGGCCAGCCGGCCGTGATTGAAGATCATCTGCAAATTCCGCAAAACCGAAGGCGGGCGGTCCGAGGGAACAAAGATGCGGTCGACAAAATCCGGGCCGGGCAGATGAAGCTGGGCTTTGGGAATCGTCGAACACTTATGCTCCAAAAGCGGAGCGGCATCCTCGCCCAGAATTTCTGAAATGTTTTTGAAAGTCATTTTCAATTCCTCCTGCTTATCAATGATAATGAGTGAGTTTTAAAAATGTTGAGTGACGGAGGGCATCTAAAACTCGCGCACAGATAAAATACGGTTTTCGGCAGAAATCTGCAAGCGTTTTCTCCTTGCTTGGTCGTTTTACGAATTTCGCAAGGCCAGCAGCGCCTCGATATCCAGCGGCTGCGAAAGGCCTCCCCATTTCGACCGCTCGCGGCGGGTATCGACGTACAACTCGAGGCCGTTGCCGTCTGGATCGGAAAAGTACAGCGTTTTACTGATGCCATAATCCACCGCGCCGGCAATTGGGACATTCGCTTCGTGCAGCTTGATATAAGCCTCGGCCAGCGCCCGCAAATCCGGCAGCTCGAAGGCCACATGAAAAAGGCCAATGGCATGAGGCGCAGGCCGGGGCGCATTCGGACCAACTTCCTGCAATGCCAAATCATGATGCCGGTTGCTGAGCGTGAGAAAGGCAAAATTCGCCACGCGCTCCGTCACGCGAAAGCCCAGCACCTCGGTATAAAATTTCACCGCCCGCTTGAGGTCGGCGACTTTGAGATGCACGTGTCCAACCATGTTCAGCTCGATCATGACTTGTCTCGCTCGGATAAATTCGACTGGCATTTGCCAAAATATAACACTCTCCCGGCGCAATCGCAATGTTTTTCTTTTCGCGTTCGTCGAAGCGGCGGCGCCATGGCCGCGTCTGCTTACGCAAACGCTTTGTTGCGAACGTATTTTGAGGCGTAACGTTGAATGCGCAGTGGCGAATACGATGAAGGCCGCAACAAACATCACGATTTTTCCCGGCGCGCAAAAATTTGTCTTGCAATTATCGTTGGCGATTTATATCATTGAACATGACAAAAAAATTTGCGACGGGAGCGACCGGGCACAATAAAAATCAAAAACAAAAATCCGGCGGCTGTTTGTCAAAAAGGTCCGGTGGGTTCGCGTTGCAGGAGGCCTGATGCACGTTGCAGACGAGTTTTGCACTCGGCAGATCATTCTTCTTTACAACCTCGATGCGAGCTGGTCGGACAGCGATCAAGCTTATGTCATGCAGCTCGTCGATCGCATGCAAGCCGGCTTTGAAAGCTTCGGCTTCGCCGTGCATCCCCTCTCCGTGCGCCGCGATTTGAGCGTGTTGGATCATTATGATCCGCGGCAGTGGCTGGTCTTCAACTGGTGTGAAGGATTCGAGGGCATGCCGTGGTCCGACGCCCTGGTGGCCAAAAGCCTCGAAGCGCGCGGTTTTACCTTTACCGGCGCCGACGCCAGAACCATGACGGTCGCGCAGGATAAGTGGCGCGTCAAGAATATTTTGCTCGCCGCCGGTGTGCCCACGCCTCCGGGAATGCTGATGGGCGAAAACACGCCCGCCGATGATTGGACGATTTTCCCGGCGCTGGTCAAACCGGTCAACCAGCACGGCAGCTTCGGCGTCACCAAGGATTCCGTTGTCGAATCCCAAAAGGATTTGGCCCGGCAGGTGGCGTGGGTGAAAAAAAATTTTGGCTGCCAGTCGCTCGTCGAGCCGTTTCTCAACGACCGCGAGTTTCAAGTGGCGGTATGGGGAAATCATAAACTACAAGTGCTGCCGCCGATGGAACTCGATTATTCCGAATTTACTTCGTTGAACGAACGGCTTTATACCTTTGACTCGAAATTTGACCCCAATTCGCCGGGGTGGTTTGGCATCAAGTGGATTTGTCCGGCAGTGGTTGACGAGCCACTGCGGGAAGAACTGGCACGCGTGGCAGCGGCGGCGTTTCGCGCCATGCGCTGTCGCGATTATGCCCGCTTCGATATTCGCCTGTTCAAAGGTCAGCCGATGATTCTGGATGTCAACCCCAATCCCGATCTCGATCCCACTTCGGTCTTTCCGGCGGCCGCGGAAGCCGTCGGCCTCAGCTACGCCGACATGGCACTGCGGATTTTGGAACTGGCCGGCATGCGAATGCGCCGCCGGCTTTCCCTGCTCAAAAGCAAAACGAAACGAACCAAAACTTCCGCGCGTGTCGCCCTGCGTCTCGCCGCAGCGGTTTAAAAAACTTCGCCTGCAAAAATTAAAACCCCACAGAAATAAATTAAAATTTCTGTGGGATTTTAATTTCGGTGTGCGGATTCTCGTTTTATTTTTAATCTCCCGCCTGCGCCATCAACTCTTCCGGTTTGTAAAAAGTGTGCAAAACCAACAAAACAGCAATATCCAAAAGCACCTGCTCGCGCCGGGCGGGAGTGTAACGCAACTGCCGGCCGCGCGCAAACGCCATGAAGTTGCGCAGCTCCTGCCGGATGCGGGCGCGGTCGATGCCGGCCCACCAATAATCGATGCGTTCCAAAAGATACGGCGAATATTCCGACAACAGATCGGCGAGCTTTTTGCCCCGTTTCGTCCGGCCAAACACATCGATCAATGATTGCGAGACCGGCAGCAAATCGTTCGAAGCGTCCTTCAGGCGGTTCAACACCTCCGGACTCGTCAGCGGAATGGCGTTCAACGCATGGCGTTTGGCTTTTTTTTGGCTCGGCATCACCGCCATCGCATAATAGCAGCCTTCCTTTTTCTCCCTATCGACGCTCCACCAGCGCTTGGCCAGGGCGGTGCGCGAATAACTCGAAGCGGTGGCCCCCTTGTGGCCACCATAGGGGTCCAGGACAATAATTTTTTTCTCCGTCGAGCCGGCTGCCAACACCCAGTGATCGAAATTATCCACGCACAAAATCACTGGATGATTTTGGCTGTGTTGCTCACGCAACCATGCCAGGGCTTCTCTGCGGTCGGCACGGTGCATCCATTGCCGCTCCAACCCTTCATAACCCAAGCGTCGCAAAGCTCGGCGCAAGCCGGACTCGTCGGTGCCGTTCCACCAATGTGTGCCGCAGGCGCGCTTGATTTTTTCAAATGAAACCTTGCCATTGCCGAGCAAATACAGCGCGTTATATACGCAGGTCGGACCACAGCTATAGTTGTCTGGTTGTTTGGTGAGTCCCATTTCTTAACTCCGCTTGCGCGGGTGCTACAATTCCTTGTTTTTTAAAGCTAAAAATCAAAAAGTCAAATGTGAGTAATCGACCATAATATAACATTCTTGGGTATTCAAATCAATGCCTTCGGCAATTTTTTTTTCTGCTTATCCGGTCTTAAAAAACAAAAACATGCGAAGATAAATTATTTTATAAGGAAAAATTTACAAAAAATAAACTATAAAATAGAAACTGAAGAATTTTCATAAAAAATTTAGCAGCAGCGAGGTTGGAAAGTATTTTAAATTGGAGTTCGGACGTACAGCTTTTTCAGTTCCTGCCTGAGGACTTAAACCAACCTCAAGCCGGAGGCGAGTTGTTAGGAGCGTTTGGGCTTATTGCGGCGGCGATCTCGTTGCAAAAACGAGGTGATTTTTCCCATCAACTCATCAAGATTGGATGATTTAAGAATGTAGGCGTCGGCAAACCAGCGCCGGCTTTGTTGTGGGAAATACGGATATGCCGTGTTGATGATGATGGGCAGGTGGCGTCCTTGGGGCCTCTGGCGAGTGGTGAGAATTTGTTCGACGAGGTCAATTCCGCTTATATCCGGCAGGATAACATCGATAACGGCGATATCAAATCGTCGTTGTTGCAATTGCTGCATGGCATCCTGACCGTTGTGAGCACAGACGACTTCATACCCCTGTGCCTCCATTTCCATCCGGTACAGCATACAATGCCGCACATTGGCATCGACCACCAAAACCTTTGGTGGCAAAAGCTCCGCTTCCATTTGCATAGACATCCTCCTTAACGACCACAAAGCGACAGGTTTTCTGCCAGAACCAGGGGGAGAAATCGCGCTTGAAACAATCACGTGTTTTGTCGAATCCAACAACGAACGCCCCTAAAATAATCCCGAAGCAATGGGAAAGCAAGTGAAAATATTGTTACATTTCATACTCGTGGCATCAAATACAGCGGAATGCCATCCAGCCGCGTACTGATTTCGTGCATGCCGAAACCGCCGATAAAACGCCGGCTGAGGCGTTCCCAAAGTTTCGGCTTGACGCGGCCGACTTCGATGATGTCAGGCTCGGCGGTGAGGTGCGCGAGTTGTTTGGCGATTTCGACGGCGCGGTCGAAGCCGCCCAGTTCGTCGATGAGGCCGCAGGCCAGGGCCTGGCGGCCGGTCATCACCCGGCCATCGGCAAATTGGCGCACTTTGGCGGGCGAAAGATTGCGGCCGCGCATAATGGCGTCAACGAATTGCTCGTAAGTATCGTTGATCATTTCTTGCAACATGCCGCGCTCGGCCTCGGTCAAGCTGCGATAGTATGCCGGCGTGTCTTTGAACTGGCCGGATTTGACGACTTCCGCCTCGACGCCAACTTTGCTAAAAAGCTGGCTGAGGTTGCGCGAGCGAATGATGACGCCGATCGAGCCGGTGACGGTTCCGGGATTGGCCAATACTCGTTCGGCGGCCATGGAAACGTAAACCCCGCCGGAGGCGGCCACGTCGCCCATGGAAGCGACCAGCGGCATTTTTTTCTCCGCGCGAAATTTGCGCAGGGCGTCATAGATCTCCTGCGTGGCGCCGACGGTGCCGCCGGGCGAATTGATGCGCACGATCAAAGCTTTGGCTTTGACATGCTCGACATCTTCCAACGCCGAGGAGACACGGCGCGGCAGGGAATCTTCGTCACCTTCTTCGATGACACCGTCAATACGCAAGACGGCGAGGCGCGGAATTTTTTTACGGCGAAAACGAATCATGAGCGCCTTGGTTGTTGTTTTCTGCGTGCGGAACTTATTAAAATCAATATGCAGAAATTTTCTGCGAAAAGCAATAGAACAAAAGCCGGGCGAACGTTATGAGCTCCGGCGCTTGCGCCTGGCGAAAAGATCCCTCCCCGCAACGTAAAGCAAAACCAGCCAGGGAGAGCCGTGCAGGACGGCGTCTGCCCAATCGATCAATTGCATGTCTTTCGCGCCGCCCAGTATCCAGCGGATTTTCCCAATGATGTGCGGCTCGGGGAAATAAGGCGTCAAGCCCAGAGTCAGGCAGGCGAAAACAATCAAGAGATATTTTTTCATTGTCAAGCGGAGTTGGAGTTTGCTAAAGTGAATCCCACAGCAATTTCACCGCGAAAATAACGCCCATCACCACGACAAAAGCGCGAATCCAATCGTGCCCTTTTTTGACGGCGAACCGCGTTCCCAGCCAGCCGCCGGCGGCGCTGCCCAGGCCCAGGCTGATGCCCAAAAGATAATTCACCTCGCCGTGCAGGATGAAGACAATCAATGCCGCGACGGTGAAGATCAAGGTCACCAAAACTTTCACGGCATTGGTTTTCACCAAATCAAAGCCGCAAAGCATCATCAGGCTGATGATCAAAAAACCGACGCCGGCCTGAATGAAGCCGCCGAAGAGACCGATGCCGAAATAGCCGATCAGAAACAACACCACCCGCGCACCGGCCAGCGGCTTGGAGTTGGTGCGCAAGCGTTTGCTCGGATCGAAACTGATCGAGATCAACACCGCGATCATGATGCCGGCAAGAATTTGCTTGAACAAGGCGTCTGGGATGTCGATGGCCAGATTGGCGCCGACAATCGCGCCGGCAATTGCCGGGATCGAAGCGAGCAGACTGAGGCGCCAGGGCAATACATTGAGCTGGTGAAATCCCGCGGCAGCAGCGATGTTTTGAATCAGGATGGCAATGCGGTTCGTGCCGTTGGCGGTCGCCGCCGGCAGGCCAAGGAAAATCAAAATCGGCAAGGCCAGCAGCGAACCGCCGCCGGCAAGGATGTTGATGAAGCCGGTCAATGCGCCGACGCCGAAAAGAATCACCAGTTGGGCCGGAAGCGGAAGCATAAGGAAATTTAAAAAGAAACGCCATTCATCGCAATAACTTTTGTTCAGCATTTTGACAATTTTTTGACAAGCCCGGAAGATATTTAGGAAGATGAAAAATTCTGTTGCTTTTTATATTTAGTTTATTTAATTTTTAGCGTTCGGTGACGAGGATATTCCCATCATAAAGTTGCCCGACAACTCACCCAGGACCAGCCGCGACAAGCGGACCAATAGGATAGCCAGGCAAGGATAGGATATTGGCCATTCTCATCATATTTATCAGTACAGTACCCTGGTGAGATAAAATTTATCTCAATTCAGACAGCATTGCACGTACAACTTTGGCAGAGAGGGTACGATGGCAGGTCAAGCGCATCTTCATTCTTTCAGCGCCGACGCACGTGCCGTCAACGGCATTTTATTTATGGGAACAACTTTGGCCTTTACGCAAGACGATTCCTGCGCGCGCTTTAATTTCAAAAGCACAAAATCACTGCACCCGCCGTCCACACCACGGTCAGGAGCGAGGCCCAAGCCGGGCCAAGCTTGCCTACAGCCATTTCGCTTTTCTCCAGTCATTTTCATAGCCTGTCTGCTCTCATCATGATTGCATGTCTCCAGCAGTTCCTTGGTCGGATAAAAGCAACCTTATAATTCACGCAGCATTGCACGTACAACTTTGGCAAAGAGGGTACCATGAAAGGTCAAGCGCGTTTTCTTTCTTCGAGCTTCAGGGCTGGTGCCGCCATCAGCATTTTCATTCTGGGAACGACTGGGGCTTTTGCGCAAAAGGATGACGAAGCGCAGCCCAATTTAACCACGACACCGGCAGCCCTGCAAAGCGGGGTTTTGCTTTACAAGCCTTTTGAAATCCAGCTTTCCACCACAACCAATTACGGCAATCCTTATCACGATGCCAGCCTCACCGGTGTGTTCACCTCGCCGTCAGGCCAGCAGATGCGGTTGAAAGGTTTTTGGAACGGCGGCCGCAATTGGGTGGTGCGATTTGCGCCAACCGAGGTCGGCAGTTGGACTTATCGCACTGAAAGCTCGGACGGAAGCCTGGTGACGTCCGGAACTTTCGAGGCGCAGGCCAACCCCGCCAAACGCGGCTTCGTGCGCGCAAGCCCGTCGCGGAGATATCAGTTTGAATACAGCGATGGCACGCCGTTTTTGCTGATGGGCGAAACCAATTGGGATGCGATGACCGGCGGCGTCGGTTTTGAATCGCGTTTCAAACCTTTTGTCAATTTGCGCGTGTCGCAGAATTTCAACGCCTTCAACACGATGGTCGTGCAAAACCGGTATGACTATCAGTCCAATGAAGGCGGCCCGCCGTACGAGATGCTCAATTCCAACACGCGCAATTACGACCGGCTGAATCCGGGGTTTTTTCAGTGGGTAGATCGCCGGGTGGCCTATGCCGACAGCATGGGCATGGTGTCGATTCTGTTTTTCACCTGGGCGGAAGAGCTGCGGCAAATGCCTCGCGACGCCTATAAACGCCTGGCGTTGTACATCGTCTCGCGTTATGCCGCCTACAATGTTTTCTGGGTTCTCGCCGGCGACTATTCCGTGTATTTTGATGATCCGCCGCTCTATCGCGAAGTGGGCAATGCCGTTGCCGAAGCCGATCCTTACGGCCATCCGATTTCCATTCACCCGGGCGACGGCCGCAGCAATCTCGAATTTGGCAACGACGGGTGGCTGGGCTACGTCATGTATCAGCACCGCGATGCCGGCGAGTTTTTGGCCGATTCCATTCGCGTGGCCCGCGTTTACAACAAGCCGGTGCTCAACGCTGAATATGGCTATCATCTTCCCAATCACGTGCACGCGCACGGCCTTCTCCACGATGCCCATTACACCCGCACCGGCGGCTGGATGATTTTCAACGCCGGCGGCTATTTTGTTTCCGGGTTTCAACACACGTACTACGATCCCGACGAGCATTACGACGACGATCTCGACACCCGTTGGGATTTGAGCGAGCCGCAAGATTTGGAGGCCGGACGACAGCATACGGTTTTTTACCGCTTTTTCCACGATCACACTTCCTGGTGGGAGCTTGACCCCCACCCGGATTTGGCCAGACCCGGCGGGCCGCTTGACGGCCAAACCGAGCTGCTGGCGAAGCCGGGCAGCGAATACGTCGCGTACAATGTGCGCGGCGGGCGCATGCGTTTGCAGTTGCCGGCGAACCAATATTTTTCCCTCGCCTGGTTTGATCCGGTTGCCGGCACGCTGCAGCCAGGCCGCGTCTTCCAATCAACCGGTGAAGCAGTTTTGCTGATGCCTTCGAGTGATTCGGATGCCGCGGCTTTGCTGCGGGCGGCTGCGCCGCCGTCCGTCACCACAGACGGCGGGGTCACGAATTTACAAAGCCAGCAGCTCAACATCCGCCAGGCGCGCTTCAGCTGGCAAACGCCGGAGCCTTCCGACAGCCGTCTGGATTTGCAAAAACCCGATGGCTCACGCGTGCAATACCTTGACAACCGCGAAACCACCCAGCATGAAATCATCGTCGACGGCTTGTTGCCCGACATCAATTACACCGCCACGGTTGCCTCGCAAACCGCAGATCGCCGCGAGTGGAAATCTTCTCCGGTCAGCCTGCGCACCTCGGTGGTGGTGATGGATCAGTGGGTTGAAGCGGAGAGCATGCCCATCAAAACCGTCGGCCACGCCGAGCCGCCGGGCTGGAATCTGAACGCCGACGG
The candidate division KSB1 bacterium DNA segment above includes these coding regions:
- a CDS encoding VOC family protein translates to MIELNMVGHVHLKVADLKRAVKFYTEVLGFRVTERVANFAFLTLSNRHHDLALQEVGPNAPRPAPHAIGLFHVAFELPDLRALAEAYIKLHEANVPIAGAVDYGISKTLYFSDPDGNGLELYVDTRRERSKWGGLSQPLDIEALLALRNS
- a CDS encoding response regulator, encoding MQMEAELLPPKVLVVDANVRHCMLYRMEMEAQGYEVVCAHNGQDAMQQLQQRRFDIAVIDVILPDISGIDLVEQILTTRQRPQGRHLPIIINTAYPYFPQQSRRWFADAYILKSSNLDELMGKITSFLQRDRRRNKPKRS
- the sppA gene encoding signal peptide peptidase SppA, producing MIRFRRKKIPRLAVLRIDGVIEEGDEDSLPRRVSSALEDVEHVKAKALIVRINSPGGTVGATQEIYDALRKFRAEKKMPLVASMGDVAASGGVYVSMAAERVLANPGTVTGSIGVIIRSRNLSQLFSKVGVEAEVVKSGQFKDTPAYYRSLTEAERGMLQEMINDTYEQFVDAIMRGRNLSPAKVRQFADGRVMTGRQALACGLIDELGGFDRAVEIAKQLAHLTAEPDIIEVGRVKPKLWERLSRRFIGGFGMHEISTRLDGIPLYLMPRV
- a CDS encoding histone deacetylase; amino-acid sequence: MHFVYSPLYEADIGIHVFPVQKYRLVTQALHERHHIPAAAFIEPAAATREQLLLVHTQSYLDDLQNLRWTPRTLFSELPLTRQIVEMSILACGGTIRAAESALEHGAAVHIGGGFHHAFAEKAEGFCYLNDLAVAVRAMQAQKKIRKAMVIDCDLHQGNGTAKIFQHDPTVFTFSIHQWHLYPLKEKSDLDIHLENGIKDKEYLQHLHDHLPRILDEFRPELILYQAGADPYEHDQLGDLRLTINGLAERDRHILQWAKERNIPIAVTLGGGYAYDTNDTVSIHVNTGMETWKKWHSL
- a CDS encoding glucose-6-phosphate dehydrogenase assembly protein OpcA — its product is MSADELVDGFVKGEPLAVAVDEIATKLEALWQGLTAQMPDCTRACNLNLLLFSPHEGAYERAAHQLVELTRRQPARVIALIAEPEADENEISSYVSAHFHDVDGKKTGCEQITISAKGNVVDKLPEIVVPLIASDLPAVLWWQGDLPEESVLFEKLIAASRQLIFDSADGRDAGATLSQARALTLNWESGVCSDLNWRRTARWREVVAEFLESPVAASRREQLAEISVEAVAAPEGDVHFAQPLLFLGWLANLLSWKLNEPLTAEATAGSENIFRTSWQAASREAIGKVVLRQPESGTDETTMPGGTLSVQIRFQPDDGALVFSAQRNFHQGKAAVQVTEGGQTISETTLDFSETPAAELLSQEITSPGREAVYESALRFATQLI
- a CDS encoding class I fructose-bisphosphate aldolase — encoded protein: MTFKNISEILGEDAAPLLEHKCSTIPKAQLHLPGPDFVDRIFVPSDRPPSVLRNLQMIFNHGRLAGTGYVSILPVDQGIEHSAGASFAPNPIYFDPENIVKLGIEGGCNAVASTLGVLGAVSRKYAHKIPFILKINHNEFLSYPNKYDQILFANVKQAFNMGAVAIGATVYYGSDESSRQIQEISAAFAHAHELGLVTILWCYLRNSAFNVKGDKDYHVSADLTGQANHLGVTIEADIVKQKLPENNGGYNALKFGKTHKSVYEKLTSEHPIDLTRYQVANCYMGRIGLINSGGASTGKGESDLKEAVKTAVINKRAGGMGLISGRKAFQKSMSEGVELLNAIQDVYLSTEITVA
- a CDS encoding cysteine peptidase family C39 domain-containing protein, which codes for MGLTKQPDNYSCGPTCVYNALYLLGNGKVSFEKIKRACGTHWWNGTDESGLRRALRRLGYEGLERQWMHRADRREALAWLREQHSQNHPVILCVDNFDHWVLAAGSTEKKIIVLDPYGGHKGATASSYSRTALAKRWWSVDREKKEGCYYAMAVMPSQKKAKRHALNAIPLTSPEVLNRLKDASNDLLPVSQSLIDVFGRTKRGKKLADLLSEYSPYLLERIDYWWAGIDRARIRQELRNFMAFARGRQLRYTPARREQVLLDIAVLLVLHTFYKPEELMAQAGD
- a CDS encoding TSUP family transporter; translation: MLPLPAQLVILFGVGALTGFINILAGGGSLLALPILIFLGLPAATANGTNRIAILIQNIAAAAGFHQLNVLPWRLSLLASIPAIAGAIVGANLAIDIPDALFKQILAGIMIAVLISISFDPSKRLRTNSKPLAGARVVLFLIGYFGIGLFGGFIQAGVGFLIISLMMLCGFDLVKTNAVKVLVTLIFTVAALIVFILHGEVNYLLGISLGLGSAAGGWLGTRFAVKKGHDWIRAFVVVMGVIFAVKLLWDSL